Proteins encoded together in one Aminivibrio sp. window:
- a CDS encoding DegT/DnrJ/EryC1/StrS family aminotransferase codes for MKIPITKPYFDQRERELLVEPLDTGWVVQGPFVTEFQSRFAAFTGAKRALATNNSTTALQHLRWTRQ; via the coding sequence ATGAAAATCCCCATCACAAAGCCCTACTTCGACCAGCGCGAGCGCGAACTTCTTGTCGAGCCTCTCGACACCGGCTGGGTCGTCCAGGGCCCCTTCGTCACCGAATTCCAGAGCCGCTTCGCCGCCTTCACCGGGGCGAAGCGCGCCCTCGCCACCAACAACAGCACCACCGCCCTACAACATCTCAGATGGACAAGGCAATGA
- the wecB gene encoding non-hydrolyzing UDP-N-acetylglucosamine 2-epimerase, with amino-acid sequence MKKVVSLVGARPQFIKEAVIGAEVRRRNAWNHILVHSGQHYDANMSDIFFTELDMKQPDYFLGVGSGFHGKQTAEVLIKFEDLLLKEKPDLVLVYGDTNTTVAGALAASKLKIPVAHVEAGIRQSPKDMPEEINRVLTDHISKYLFCCSDLAAKNLEKEGITEGVFVAGDVMYDLYLKMKPRFTPKETREQYGLEEGRYIIATLHRDFNVDNQDSLRSILEGLVRVKKETGLEILLPIHPRTRKRIVEFGLGGLAGSLQATEPIGYLDLMSLTQDCAAVVTDSGGYQKEAYYAGKRAAVVMPDTGWREIVDSGWNILCGPKAEELAAGVASLSQTRHFPGSLFGNGNAGECIVSSLLA; translated from the coding sequence ATGAAAAAAGTTGTATCTCTCGTTGGAGCCCGTCCCCAGTTCATAAAAGAAGCGGTCATCGGCGCAGAAGTGCGCCGGCGAAACGCGTGGAACCACATCCTTGTCCATTCAGGCCAGCACTACGATGCCAACATGTCCGACATCTTTTTCACGGAACTCGACATGAAGCAGCCGGATTATTTTCTCGGCGTGGGCTCCGGTTTTCATGGAAAGCAGACTGCAGAAGTACTGATCAAGTTCGAGGATCTTCTTCTGAAAGAAAAACCTGATCTTGTCCTCGTATATGGCGACACAAACACTACTGTAGCCGGGGCATTGGCCGCTTCAAAACTTAAGATCCCCGTGGCTCACGTGGAGGCCGGAATCAGGCAGAGTCCGAAAGACATGCCCGAAGAAATAAACCGGGTCCTCACCGACCATATATCCAAATATCTCTTCTGTTGTTCCGATCTGGCTGCGAAGAACCTTGAAAAAGAAGGAATAACAGAAGGCGTCTTTGTTGCTGGCGACGTAATGTATGACCTGTACCTAAAGATGAAGCCTCGGTTTACCCCGAAAGAGACACGGGAACAGTACGGACTGGAGGAAGGCCGATACATTATCGCCACCCTGCACCGCGATTTCAACGTGGACAACCAGGACTCTCTCAGGAGCATCCTCGAGGGACTTGTGCGGGTGAAAAAGGAAACGGGGCTTGAAATTCTTTTGCCCATTCACCCCAGAACCCGCAAGCGTATTGTCGAATTCGGGCTGGGTGGTCTGGCGGGCAGTCTGCAGGCAACGGAACCCATCGGTTACCTTGACCTCATGTCCCTCACTCAGGACTGTGCAGCCGTAGTAACCGACAGCGGCGGGTATCAGAAGGAGGCTTACTACGCGGGCAAGAGGGCTGCGGTAGTTATGCCTGATACGGGGTGGAGGGAGATCGTAGATTCAGGTTGGAATATTCTCTGCGGCCCAAAAGCGGAAGAGTTGGCGGCAGGTGTTGCTTCGCTTTCCCAGACGCGTCATTTTCCCGGATCCCTCTTTGGAAACGGAAACGCAGGGGAGTGTATTGTCAGCTCCCTTCTGGCATAA
- a CDS encoding Gfo/Idh/MocA family oxidoreductase, which produces MHTFALAGCGRISKNHVDTLLELEKESRAKLLACCDPVPDRACAVAERTGCQPFPSMESMLEAVKSDVVSICTPSGLHPTHVETAARYGRHALSEKPAGTSLSSVDRAIDACDEKGVGYFVVKQNRFNRTIALLRRALEAGRFGRLYLLSSNVFWTRPQDYYDQAKWRGTWELDGGCLSNQASHYVDMMQWMGGAVESVQAFSATLARRIEAEDTITVNLKYRSGALGSINVTNLTYPKNLEGSITLLGEKGTVRIGGVALNKIEQWQFDAPDPMDNEVDEANTNPSSVYGFGHLPFYRHVLDVLDGKAEPLLTGREGRKTVEIIQAAYESARTGRAVQILGRNSL; this is translated from the coding sequence ATGCACACATTCGCCCTCGCCGGCTGCGGCCGGATCAGCAAGAACCATGTAGATACCCTTCTTGAACTCGAAAAGGAAAGCCGGGCAAAGCTCCTAGCCTGCTGCGACCCCGTTCCTGACCGGGCCTGCGCCGTGGCAGAAAGGACCGGCTGCCAGCCCTTCCCGTCCATGGAATCCATGCTCGAGGCAGTGAAATCAGATGTAGTATCCATATGCACCCCATCGGGCCTTCACCCGACTCATGTGGAGACTGCAGCCCGGTACGGTCGCCACGCCCTCTCCGAGAAGCCCGCGGGCACCAGCCTCTCCTCCGTGGACAGGGCCATCGATGCCTGCGACGAAAAGGGAGTGGGATACTTCGTCGTCAAGCAGAACCGGTTCAATCGGACCATCGCCCTGCTGCGCCGGGCCCTGGAGGCCGGCCGCTTCGGACGTCTCTATCTGCTCTCGTCCAACGTCTTCTGGACCCGCCCCCAGGACTACTATGATCAGGCGAAGTGGCGGGGCACCTGGGAGCTCGATGGTGGGTGCCTCAGCAACCAGGCCTCTCACTACGTGGACATGATGCAGTGGATGGGCGGTGCGGTGGAATCCGTCCAGGCATTCAGCGCCACCCTCGCGAGGAGGATCGAGGCGGAGGACACCATCACCGTCAACCTGAAATACCGAAGCGGCGCCCTGGGCAGCATCAACGTCACCAACCTCACCTACCCGAAGAATCTCGAGGGCAGCATTACCCTCCTCGGGGAAAAAGGCACCGTGCGCATCGGCGGCGTGGCCCTCAACAAAATAGAGCAGTGGCAGTTCGACGCCCCGGACCCGATGGACAACGAGGTTGATGAAGCCAATACCAACCCTTCGAGCGTCTACGGTTTCGGTCACCTTCCCTTCTACCGCCATGTGCTGGATGTTCTGGACGGCAAAGCGGAACCCCTCCTCACGGGCAGGGAAGGAAGAAAGACCGTGGAGATAATCCAGGCGGCATACGAATCGGCGAGAACCGGAAGAGCAGTCCAGATCCTCGGAAGAAACTCCCTCTAA
- a CDS encoding NAD-dependent epimerase/dehydratase family protein, producing MQTPARDIRGSRILVIGGAGFIGSHVVDELVKEDVAEIVIYDNFCRGTHDNIAHALKDPRVKVFELGGDMLQTDILDQAVKGKDYVVHLAALWLLHCYDYPRSAFHTNIEGTFNVLEACARHNVKKLVYSSSASVYGDALELPMTEDHPYNNKTFYGATKIACEHMCRAYYHRYGLDYAGLRYMNVYGARQDYKGTYIAVIMKMLDRLDQGLSPQVYGDGSQAYDFIYVSDVARANVCAMKATATDKNYNVGSGVQTSILDLTKMILKVTGSTQEIQYEPAGKTFVTNRIGDPRLAAEDLGFTYSIELEEGLRKLIEWRSAHMELVEQRRKKA from the coding sequence ATGCAGACACCCGCACGCGACATTCGAGGCTCCAGAATACTCGTCATCGGCGGCGCTGGATTCATCGGCTCCCACGTCGTCGACGAACTCGTCAAGGAGGACGTGGCCGAGATCGTCATCTACGACAATTTCTGCCGCGGAACCCACGACAATATCGCTCACGCCCTCAAAGACCCCCGCGTCAAGGTATTCGAACTCGGCGGCGACATGCTCCAGACTGACATCCTCGACCAAGCCGTCAAGGGGAAAGACTACGTCGTCCATCTCGCCGCGCTCTGGCTGCTCCACTGCTACGACTACCCCCGCAGCGCCTTCCACACTAACATCGAAGGCACCTTCAACGTGCTGGAAGCCTGCGCCCGCCATAACGTTAAAAAGTTAGTCTATTCATCCTCGGCATCCGTCTACGGCGACGCCCTCGAACTCCCCATGACCGAGGACCACCCCTACAATAACAAAACCTTCTACGGCGCCACCAAAATCGCCTGCGAACACATGTGCCGGGCCTACTACCACCGCTACGGCCTCGACTACGCCGGACTGCGTTACATGAACGTCTACGGCGCTCGCCAGGACTACAAGGGAACCTATATCGCCGTCATCATGAAGATGCTCGACCGTCTCGACCAGGGGCTCTCCCCGCAGGTCTACGGAGACGGCTCCCAGGCGTACGACTTCATCTACGTCAGCGACGTCGCCCGCGCCAACGTCTGCGCCATGAAGGCCACGGCGACCGACAAGAACTACAACGTCGGCTCCGGTGTCCAGACCTCCATCCTCGACCTCACGAAGATGATCCTCAAAGTCACCGGCTCAACTCAGGAGATCCAGTACGAGCCTGCCGGAAAAACCTTCGTCACTAACCGCATCGGCGACCCGCGCCTTGCCGCCGAGGACCTCGGTTTCACCTATAGCATCGAACTCGAAGAGGGCTTGCGCAAACTCATCGAATGGCGCAGCGCCCACATGGAACTTGTCGAGCAGCGCAGGAAGAAGGCGTAG